A region of the Coxiella-like endosymbiont genome:
CCAGATACAGAAGAGCCACTCCTCCGATTACATAACCTCTTGTGTCATGTGCCCAGCGCTCGTTTATTCACGGAACTATTAAAAATTTTTTTCAAAGGCTATGCATACCGTTCTTATCAATTATTAATGCGTACTAATTATATACAGGCGTTATTTCCAAAAATGGTTACTTTTCTAAAAAAAGATCGAAATTCGCATTACCGAAGTTTGATTGAACTTGCCTTAAAAGCTACTGATGAACGCTATTATAAAAATCAAACATTAAATCCAGGGTTTTTACTGGCTATTTTCTTGTGGCCTGTGGTCCAAGAATTAATGAAGCAGCATTTTAAAAAGTACAAGCGATTATTCCCTTCGCTTTATCACGCGATAAATCAAGCTCTTTATTTGCAAATACAAACCTTAGGCATTCCGCGTCGTTTAATAGTGGTGATGCGTTCTGTTTGGCTGTTGCAATATCATTTAGAACGACGACGCGGTAATCGTATTTATCGGACTGCTAACCAGCGTTTTTTTCGGGCGGCATTTGATTTTTTAGAATTACGCGAACGCGCCGGTGAGCCTTTGACTGAAATTGTTTGTTGGTGGCGTATTTTTCGCGATGGTAATACTAAGCAGCGTGAGCAATTGATTGATGAATTAAAGGGGTGAGGATGACGATAGTCTATATTGGCATTGGTTCTAATCTTAATTCACCTATCCAACAGGTAAGAACAGCAATTGCTAATTTAGCGATGTTGCCAGAAACGACAATTTTAAATCAGTCCAGTTTTTATCAGAGCCGCCCGATAGGCCCTCCGGATCAGCCAGATTATATTAATGCCGCTGTGGCTCTTAAAACCAGGCTATCCCCAGAAGCTCTTTTAAAGGCACTCCAGGTATTAGAAGAAAATCAAGGGCGTCAGCGCTCTGCCATACGATGGGAGGCTCGCGTCATTGATCTTGATATTTTGTTGTATGGTAACGAGGTAATTCAAACTGAGACGCTATCAATTCCCCACCTTCAACTTAAGGTACGAGAATTCGTTCTTTATCCTCTAGCTGAAATTGCAGAAAGCTTGGTTTTGCCGACAGGCGAGTCTGTCTTGGATTTGAAGGAACAATGTCCCCCAAAAGAGATTAAGCGATTGATACCTCTCGTCGCTGATATGTCCTAAGATTTCGGCTAATATCAGGCCCAGGAACGTAGCCTGGTAGGTTAGAGTTAAAGTACTATTATACTTATCATTTCATTCAAATAAGTATGGTATGTAATGAAACCAGTGGCTGTTTATCCAGGTACGTTTGATCCTTTAACCAAGGGACATGTCGACATTGTTGAACGTGCTATGCTTCTGTTCGAGAAAATTATTGTAGCTTGTGCTCCGACCAGTAGTCGTAAAACGCCTCATTCATCTTTAGCTGAACGCATGGATTTGATTGAAGCAGTGTTTGCTGATGCGATTAATATAGAGGTGGCGCCACTCGAAGGATTGTTAGTTGATTTTGCGAAACAGCACAATGCGAAGATTATTTTACGTGGTCTTCGCGCCGTTTCTGATTTCGATTACGAATTTCAATTGGCACATATGAATCACCATTTATCAATAGAAATCCAAACTGTTTTTTTACCGGCTAAAGAAAGTTACAGTCATATTTCGGGAACTTTGGTGAGAGAAATTGTTGAATTGGGCGGTGATATATCTCCTTTTGTACCTCCACTTGTTGCTCAACGATTAGCAAAAAGAAAGAAAATATAATTAATTTATGGCGTTAAAGATTATAGAAGAATGCATTAATTGCGATGTCTGCGAACCTGAGTGCCCGAATGATGCTATCTCTATGGGAGAATTAATTTATGAAATTGATCCTAATCGGTGTACCGAATGTGTGGGGCATTTCGATGAACCCCAATGCCGTCAGGTGTGTCCGGTGGATTGTATCTCTGTGGGAATTCCAGAATCTCAAGAAGTTTTAATGCAAAGATACCATCGGTTACAAATGTTACAAATAAAGAAGAAATAGGATTTAGATCTCGTGGGTTTTCTGCGTCTGCGGGATGTAAAAAAATTTTATTTGGGTATTTTCTTTTCTTTGAAGGCTACATGCATTCCGCATTTGCCTGTTTCAGGATTCCAAGCTCGAGGATCAAATTTTTTGATGCTTAATTTTCCTTCAATATTTCCAGTATTTCGTTTATTTTTTGTGGTTGTGTAATAGGTACCAGTTGGTTTACCTGCTTTAGTTTTACCAGTTGACTGAAGCATTATTTTTTCACGAGGACTGACAGCCATAGATTAATCCTTAATTTACATTACTTATTTTTTTATTACTTATTTTTTTCACGTTCACGGATTTTCTTAAGTACTGCCTCGATACCCAACTTATCGATAATTCGCATTCCGTGAGTCGATACCGTCAGAGTTATAAAGCGTTTCTCTTCCGGAAGCCAAAACCGACGTTTTTTTAAATTGGGTAAAAAACGGCGCCCGGTTTTATTGTTTGCATAGGAAACGTTATTCCCGGTTTGGGGACGCTTCCCGGTCACTTGGCATACTCTTGCCATGACAGTGTTCTCCAAAATATCAGCAATAAGGCTTGATTTTATACCAGAAATGCTGAATCAGTACAAGCGAAAAGCGAGAGGACGGTCCAGCGGTGTAATTCCTGGAGTCTATGTTCCCATTTTTCTAGCTGTGAGTACAAGCAATTCACCTAATTAGAGTTAGAGGAACCTACGCCTCAGCGAATGAAAAAATCGGAATTGCCAATGATGACATGATCCAAAAGGTGCATGTCAATGAGTGCCAGTGCTTTTTTGAGATTTTCTTTGGTAATACGATTAGCTTGGCTTGGCTCTGGCTCTGGGATGCCCGAAGGGTGATTGTATTGTGGGCATGATTAAAGTAGCGCTGTTATGATAGAGTGCTCGTTTAATGATTTCGCGCAGATAAATTGAAGCTTAATCAATTGAGCCATAGAATAATTTTTCGAACTGGATGATTTGATGTCGGCTGTCAACGAAAAGGCAGGTAAAAACTTCATTTTCATGATGACGCAATTGAGTGGAAAGGAAACGTTGGACATCTTGAATGCAGAGCAGATTGCCTTTGCCGCGCCAATGATTCTTGAAGATAGCGGCGTTGTATTTCTGCAGTGGCTTTTTGAGTTGGGTATAGTAAACCGCTTTCCCTTGCCCCTCGTAGCTCAGAAAGTGGCTTAAAATTACTATTTATAAAGATTCTTCAGATTTCCGGAATGAGTAAGTCATTCATGTGCCAACTCAACAGCATCGCAACCGCGGACACCTTTTTGAATTATTACAGCAATGAGTTTGGCATCCGAAAGAGTTTCAGCATTTTCCCGAAGGATTTTTTCTTTCGGCCATTCGTTGGGTGGCCATTTGGTGATTGTCATAGCTGTAAGTATAGAGAGCGAAAGTGAAGTCGCAATACCGGGATGGAAGAGCCCATAAATTCCCTCAAGTCCTTCCTGTCAGCTAAGAACTGCGGAAAATAATTGGAATGGCTTGTCTAGCATAGGAATAAAAGGTACATTTTAGGTACATTTTACCTTTTCACGGAGACGCAATGTCGCATTCGGTTCAAATAAAAATTTTGGATAAACGTCTGGGTGACCAGGTACCGTTACCGGCCTATGCAACGGCAGGTTCGGCGGGGCTTGATCTGCGGGCCTGTATCGATGATCCGCTTGAAATTCACCCTGGGGAAACCTGCCTGATCAGCACTGGATTGGCAATTCACCTGCGGGATCCTAATGTGGCAGCTACTATATTGCCCCGTTCCGGATTAGGGCACAAACATGGAATTGTGTTAGGAAATCTCGTCGGTTTAATTGATTCTGATTATCAAGGTCCACTAGTGGTATCTTGCTGGAATCGCGGCAAAGTTTCCTACACTATCCAACCCGGAGAACGAATTGTGCAATTAGTGATTGTTCCCATTTTAAAAGCGCAATTTGAAGTGGTTGAGGAGTTTGAGAATAGTGAACGAGGAGTGGGTGGATTTGGAAGCTCCGGTCGACATTAATTCGGAAGGTAATCTGCCTGAGTCTGTTTCAGCAGATATTTTTCGAGCCTATGATATTCGAGGTCCAGTCGGTGCAGGAGGACTTAATGCCGATGTTGCTTATCCTATTGGCTTAGCCATTGGTAGTGAAGCACGAGAGCAAGGACAAAAGGCCATCGTTGTGGGTCGTGATGGACGATTATCCGGTCCCCAGCTAACATCGGCTTTAGTACGAGGACTTTATGAAACGGGCCTTACTGTTCTTAATATTGGGATAGTGCCTACTCCTCTTGTGTATTTTGCTACTAATCGGTTAGAAACGAATTCAGGGGTGATGGTTACCGCGAGCCATAACCCAGGACATCACAATGGTTTCAAAATTGTATTGGATGGAAAAACTTTAACGAGCCAGGGAATCGCTGCTCTACGCACACGGATTCAAAAACGCCATTTTGTGAAGGGCGCAGGAAAGCAGATCGATGTCGATATTGTTCAAGATTATAAAGACTTTGTTTTAAAACAAATCCAATTAAAGCGTCGCTTAAAAATAGTGGTTGATTGCGGCAATGGAGTAGCTGGAAAGATTGCTCCTGATTTGTATCGAAAATTAGGTTGTGAGGTAATAGAACTCTTTTGTGAGGTGGATGGCAGGTTCCCTAATCATCATCCGGACCCTACAATTCCCGAAAATTTAAGTGATTTAATCGATACGGTAAAAAATACTTCATCAGATATAGGTTTAGCTTTTGATGGTGATGCTGATCGTTTGGGAGTGGTGACGAATACGGGTGAAATTATTTGGCCTGACCGACAAATGATGCTTTTTTCAATGGACTTACTCTCGCGACTACCTGGTTCAGATATTATTTTCGATGTTAAATGTTCTCGCCACTTGCCTGAAATTATTAAAAAACATGGCGGAAACCCGATTATGTGGCGAACAGGGCATTCGGTTTTGAAAGCCAAATTATTTGAAATAAATGCACCTTTAGCAGGTGAAATGAGTGGGCATATCTTTTTTAAAGATGAATGGTTTGGTTTTGATGATGGCATTTATGTAGGGGCAAGGTTATTGCGTATTATTTCGAAACAAGACAAATCAGCGAGTGAAATATTTGCAAGTTTGCCTAACAGTATAAATACACCCGAATTAAAATTGCCTATGG
Encoded here:
- a CDS encoding UPF0758 domain-containing protein yields the protein MTITKWPPNEWPKEKILRENAETLSDAKLIAVIIQKGVRGCDAVELAHE
- the dut gene encoding dUTP diphosphatase, which encodes MSHSVQIKILDKRLGDQVPLPAYATAGSAGLDLRACIDDPLEIHPGETCLISTGLAIHLRDPNVAATILPRSGLGHKHGIVLGNLVGLIDSDYQGPLVVSCWNRGKVSYTIQPGERIVQLVIVPILKAQFEVVEEFENSERGVGGFGSSGRH
- the folK gene encoding 2-amino-4-hydroxy-6-hydroxymethyldihydropteridine diphosphokinase; the encoded protein is MTIVYIGIGSNLNSPIQQVRTAIANLAMLPETTILNQSSFYQSRPIGPPDQPDYINAAVALKTRLSPEALLKALQVLEENQGRQRSAIRWEARVIDLDILLYGNEVIQTETLSIPHLQLKVREFVLYPLAEIAESLVLPTGESVLDLKEQCPPKEIKRLIPLVADMS
- the rpmB gene encoding 50S ribosomal protein L28, translating into MARVCQVTGKRPQTGNNVSYANNKTGRRFLPNLKKRRFWLPEEKRFITLTVSTHGMRIIDKLGIEAVLKKIREREKNK
- a CDS encoding JAB domain-containing protein, with protein sequence MPEPEPSQANRITKENLKKALALIDMHLLDHVIIGNSDFFIR
- a CDS encoding YfhL family 4Fe-4S dicluster ferredoxin; translation: MALKIIEECINCDVCEPECPNDAISMGELIYEIDPNRCTECVGHFDEPQCRQVCPVDCISVGIPESQEVLMQRYHRLQMLQIKKK
- a CDS encoding phosphomannomutase/phosphoglucomutase; its protein translation is MNSEGNLPESVSADIFRAYDIRGPVGAGGLNADVAYPIGLAIGSEAREQGQKAIVVGRDGRLSGPQLTSALVRGLYETGLTVLNIGIVPTPLVYFATNRLETNSGVMVTASHNPGHHNGFKIVLDGKTLTSQGIAALRTRIQKRHFVKGAGKQIDVDIVQDYKDFVLKQIQLKRRLKIVVDCGNGVAGKIAPDLYRKLGCEVIELFCEVDGRFPNHHPDPTIPENLSDLIDTVKNTSSDIGLAFDGDADRLGVVTNTGEIIWPDRQMMLFSMDLLSRLPGSDIIFDVKCSRHLPEIIKKHGGNPIMWRTGHSVLKAKLFEINAPLAGEMSGHIFFKDEWFGFDDGIYVGARLLRIISKQDKSASEIFASLPNSINTPELKLPMAEEEKPIFMQKLIQQADFGEAKLITLDGLRVEFQHRWGLIRSSNTSPYLILRFEADTESELKRIQDIFRTQLLKVDNTLTLPF
- the coaD gene encoding pantetheine-phosphate adenylyltransferase; the protein is MKPVAVYPGTFDPLTKGHVDIVERAMLLFEKIIVACAPTSSRKTPHSSLAERMDLIEAVFADAINIEVAPLEGLLVDFAKQHNAKIILRGLRAVSDFDYEFQLAHMNHHLSIEIQTVFLPAKESYSHISGTLVREIVELGGDISPFVPPLVAQRLAKRKKI
- the rpmG gene encoding 50S ribosomal protein L33; the protein is MAVSPREKIMLQSTGKTKAGKPTGTYYTTTKNKRNTGNIEGKLSIKKFDPRAWNPETGKCGMHVAFKEKKIPK
- a CDS encoding JAB domain-containing protein; protein product: MRHHENEVFTCLFVDSRHQIIQFEKLFYGSID